A region of Salvelinus alpinus chromosome 6, SLU_Salpinus.1, whole genome shotgun sequence DNA encodes the following proteins:
- the LOC139579565 gene encoding CD209 antigen-like protein C, which produces MDFDDSIYANQRPFMPRKKDGAGDQHSVSCQWWKRYSGAAAVCLGLLCVLLLAGITGLLLYQRNQLTSYNSLTKEGDQLQTSDNNLTAERDQLQTSNNTLSKERDQHTSDNTLTKQRDQLQTRYNTLTKESYQLQTRYNTLTEERDQLQTRYNTLTKERDQLQTRYNTLTEERDQLQKEIERLKQSLVEKVCPQGWNKLGSSCYYVSTEFKSWEESRQDCRNRGADLVVIKSQEQQIFVNWLCGVKKYVWIGLTDSVTEGTWKWVDDTPLTTTYWNSGEPNGGRAENCVYFYSWSSDTGEWWDYECSYKYRWICEK; this is translated from the exons ATGGATTTTGATGATAGTATATATGCCAATCAAAGACCCTTCATGCCCCGCAAGAAGGATGGAGCTGGTGATCAACATTCAG TGTCTTGTCAGTGGTGGAAGAGATACTCTGGAGCTGCTGCAGTGTGTCTGGGGCTGCTGTGTGTTCTCCTACTGGCTGGGATCACAGGCCTGTTACTCTACC AGAGAAACCAATTGACCAGTTATAACAGCCTGACCAAAGAGGGAGACCAGTTACAGACAAGCGACAACAACCTGActgcagagagagaccagctacagactaGCAACAACACCCTGTCCAAAGAGAGAGACCAACATACCAGCGACAACACTCTGACCAaacagagagaccagctacagaccagatacaacaccCTGACCAAAGAGAgctaccagctacagaccagatacaacaccctgactgaagagagagaccagctacagaccagatacaacaccCTGaccaaagagagagaccagctacagaccagatacaacaccctgactgaagagagagaccagctccaGAAAGAGATAGAACGTCTGAAACAATCTTTAGTTGAGAAAG TGTGTCCTCAAGGATGGAATAAGCTTGGTAGCAGTTGTTACTACGTCTCTACTGAGTTCAAATCCTGGGAGGAGAGCAGACAGGACTGCAGAAATAGAGGAGCAGACCTGGTGGTCATAAAGAGCCAAGAAcaacag ATATTTGTCAATTGGTTATGTGGAGTAAAGAAATATGTCTGGATTggtctgactgactctgttactgaggGGACCTGGAAATGGGTGGACGACACACCACTGACCACAAC GTATTGGAACAGTGGAGAGCCTAATGGTGGAAGAGCTGAGAACTGTGTGTATTTCTACTCCTGGTCATCAGACACAGGAGAATGGTGGGACTATGAATGTTCCTATAAATACAGATGGATCTGTGAGAAATAG